Proteins encoded within one genomic window of Micromonospora halotolerans:
- a CDS encoding ABC transporter permease, whose amino-acid sequence MRVAEAWRVALDALRANRMRSALTMLGVIIGVASVVLLVAIGTGTKQKVEQQVEGLGSNLLLVVPGKLDVGTAPVVSPLDLKDVDAVSRVVGDPGRVAVTIASGATARAGTRSDFTTVQGVLETTPAVFTRSLARGRYLTGADVDTSRRVAVLGASVARALFPDRDPLGQQVTLAGVRFRVIGVFTPLGQSLGVDRDDEVHIPVTAAQRLWGTQRIDGIAVKAPDRERIDQLGERIVAELSRRHPDTEFSAVTQQQILGVLGDILGVLTGVLAAIAGISLLVGGVGVSNIMLVSVRERTREIGLRKAVGARPRDIGVQFLLEAVLLTSIGGLTGMALGVGTALLVDAVSPIPAAITWWSLALAFGVSAAIGIVFGVVPAQRAGRLDPVVALRAE is encoded by the coding sequence GTGAGGGTCGCCGAGGCCTGGCGGGTGGCGCTGGACGCGTTGCGGGCCAACCGCATGCGCAGCGCGCTGACCATGCTCGGCGTGATCATCGGGGTCGCCTCGGTGGTGCTCCTGGTGGCCATCGGCACCGGGACGAAGCAGAAGGTCGAACAGCAGGTCGAGGGGCTCGGCTCGAACCTGCTCCTCGTGGTGCCCGGCAAGCTCGACGTCGGCACCGCGCCGGTGGTCTCGCCGCTGGACCTCAAGGACGTGGACGCCGTCTCGCGGGTTGTCGGCGACCCGGGCCGGGTGGCCGTCACCATCGCCTCCGGCGCGACCGCCCGGGCCGGCACCCGGTCCGACTTCACCACCGTCCAGGGGGTGCTGGAGACCACGCCCGCGGTCTTCACCCGCTCGCTGGCCCGCGGCCGCTACCTGACCGGCGCGGACGTGGACACCAGCCGCCGGGTGGCGGTGCTCGGCGCGTCCGTGGCGCGGGCGCTCTTTCCCGACCGGGACCCGCTCGGTCAGCAGGTCACCCTGGCCGGGGTCCGGTTCCGGGTGATCGGTGTGTTCACCCCGCTGGGCCAGAGTCTCGGCGTGGACCGGGACGACGAGGTGCACATCCCGGTGACCGCGGCGCAGCGGCTCTGGGGCACCCAGCGGATCGACGGCATCGCCGTCAAGGCGCCCGACCGGGAGCGGATCGACCAGCTCGGCGAGCGGATCGTCGCGGAGCTGTCCCGCCGGCACCCCGACACCGAGTTCAGCGCGGTGACCCAGCAGCAGATCCTCGGCGTGCTCGGCGACATCCTCGGCGTGCTGACCGGGGTGCTGGCCGCCATCGCCGGCATCTCGCTGCTGGTCGGCGGCGTCGGCGTCTCCAACATCATGCTGGTCTCGGTGCGCGAGCGGACCCGCGAGATCGGCCTGCGCAAGGCGGTCGGCGCGCGGCCCCGGGACATCGGCGTGCAGTTCCTGCTGGAGGCGGTGCTGCTCACCTCGATCGGGGGGCTGACCGGGATGGCGCTCGGGGTGGGCACCGCGCTGCTGGTGGACGCGGTCTCGCCGATCCCGGCGGCCATCACCTGGTGGTCGCTGGCGCTCGCCTTCGGGGTCTCGGCGGCCATCGGCATCGTCTTCGGGGTGGTGCCCGCCCAGCGCGCCGGCCGGCTCGATCCCGTGGTGGCGCTGCGCGCCGAGTGA
- a CDS encoding ABC transporter ATP-binding protein: MSVAAIEAVDVSRTYELDGVSVPALRGVSLTIGQGEYVAVIGPSGSGKSTLMHLLGGLDRPTGGRLVIGGRDVATLTAPELATLRNETIGFVFQAFHLLPRTSAVDNVALPLVYRGVGARQRRERAAAMLGRVGLGHRLGHRPNQLSGGEQQRVAIARALVTDPTVLLADEPTGNLDSATGEAVLELLEQLNAESGVALVMVTHDPEVAARARRRIAVRDGLIRSDTVHDRPLFGGDGRPETLDAAPSAEPRSASGSGPGHPSGGSGGATGATGRLPRAGGTGGERGGAG; encoded by the coding sequence GTGAGCGTCGCCGCGATCGAGGCGGTCGACGTGTCCCGGACGTACGAGCTGGACGGGGTGTCGGTGCCCGCGCTGCGCGGGGTGTCGCTCACCATCGGGCAGGGCGAGTACGTGGCGGTGATCGGTCCCTCCGGCTCGGGCAAGTCCACCCTCATGCACCTGCTCGGCGGGCTGGACCGCCCGACCGGCGGCCGGCTGGTGATCGGTGGCCGGGACGTGGCCACCCTGACCGCGCCGGAGCTGGCGACGCTGCGCAACGAGACCATCGGCTTCGTGTTCCAGGCGTTCCACCTGCTGCCCCGGACGTCCGCGGTGGACAACGTGGCGCTGCCCCTGGTCTACCGGGGCGTCGGGGCGCGGCAGCGGCGGGAACGGGCCGCGGCGATGCTCGGCCGGGTCGGGCTGGGGCACCGGCTGGGCCACCGCCCCAACCAGCTCTCCGGCGGCGAGCAGCAGCGGGTGGCGATCGCCCGGGCCCTGGTCACCGATCCGACGGTGCTGCTCGCCGACGAGCCCACCGGCAACCTGGACAGTGCCACCGGCGAGGCGGTGCTGGAGCTGCTGGAACAGCTCAACGCCGAGTCCGGCGTGGCCCTCGTGATGGTGACCCACGACCCGGAGGTGGCGGCCCGGGCCCGCCGGCGGATCGCCGTCCGGGACGGGCTCATCCGCTCCGACACCGTTCATGATCGACCGCTGTTCGGCGGCGACGGTCGACCTGAGACACTGGACGCCGCTCCCAGCGCGGAGCCCCGGTCCGCGTCCGGAAGCGGCCCGGGGCACCCGTCCGGTGGCTCCGGTGGCGCCACCGGAGCCACCGGACGCCTTCCGCGTGCTGGCGGCACCGGCGGCGAACGCGGGGGTGCCGGGTGA
- a CDS encoding 30S ribosomal protein bS22: MGSVVKKRRKRMAKKKHRKLLRKTRVQRRRLGK, translated from the coding sequence ATGGGCTCGGTGGTCAAGAAGCGCCGCAAGCGCATGGCTAAGAAGAAGCACCGCAAGCTGCTGCGCAAGACCCGCGTCCAGCGTCGCCGTCTCGGCAAGTGA
- a CDS encoding helix-turn-helix domain-containing protein yields the protein MAGSQSDARLSDVRFLTVAEVATVMRVSKMTVYRLVHSGELTAVRVGRSFRVPEHAVHEYLRGAFQETA from the coding sequence ATGGCCGGGTCGCAGTCCGACGCTCGACTGTCGGATGTCAGGTTCCTGACCGTCGCCGAGGTGGCGACGGTCATGCGGGTGTCGAAGATGACGGTCTACCGTCTCGTGCACAGCGGTGAGCTGACCGCGGTGCGGGTCGGTCGGTCGTTCCGGGTGCCCGAGCACGCCGTGCACGAATACCTCCGGGGCGCCTTCCAGGAGACCGCCTGA